The Stutzerimonas stutzeri genome segment TCAAGCTGATGCACCAGCGGCTCAAGACCACCACGGTGTATGTCACGCATGACCAGATCGAGGCGATGACGCTCGGTGACAAGGTCGCGGTGATGAAGGATGGCGTCGTCCAACAGTTCGGCACGCCGAAGGATATCTACAACGACCCGGCCAACCTGTTCGTAGCAAGTTTCATCGGCTCGCCACCGATGAACTTCATACCGCTGCGCCTGAGCAAGCGGGGAAGCGGCTGGTGTGCGCTGCTGGACAGCGGTCAGGATCGCTGTGAGCTACCGCTCAATGTCGCGCCGGGCGAAACCCTGGAGGGGCGCGATGTGATCCTGGGTATCCGACCGGAGCAGATCGGTGTCGGCGCGCCGGGCGAGCTGCCGTCGCTGCAGGCCGAAGTTCAGGTCGTCGAGCCAACCGGTCCGGACACCATGGTGTTCGTCACGCTCAACCAGACCAAGGTCTGTTGCCGTATGGCGCCGGATGCGGTGCCCAATCCCGGTGAAACACTGATGCTGCAATTCGAGCCGGGCAAGGTGTTGCTGTTCGATGCGCAGACGGGGGAGCGCCTGGGCTTGTTGCCTGCGAACGGTTCGTCGGGACGCAACGGAACCGTCACCCGGCTCGCTGCTCAGTAAGCCGTGGCCCGCAGTGGGAAAAATGCTCAGGGGAGGGGTATTTGCGTACCGGCGCCGGCGAGCTCGAGGTGGTATCTCTGAGTCACAGCCAGGCAACCGGTGTCGAGCCCCTTTTACAGGCCTTTTACAGCTGTCATGCCGATTTGCTTTACAAGTTGGTTACAGCAGGTCGGCAAGAGAGCGGAATATCGTTTTTTATCAAGGTGTTAGGTTTATGGTCTGAGGGTCAGGAAAGTGGCATGGCAACTGCCTGAGCTGCTTTGCGGAACGATACTCGCGCTGCCCTTTCACTAGATTCAGGAATTATGCCCCGGGCTTTCCCTGGGGCGACGAGACGAACCGCGGCGGGCAGGACGCTGGCTGTGGATCGTAAGGAGAGCCGGTTCGGCTCGATCCAAGGCAGTAACAACAATAAGAGCTAATTGGAGCGAATATGAATAAAACTACACGCCTGGGTTTGGCGATTTCGATGGCGAGCCTGGCTATGCCGTTTACGGCTCACGCATTGGATTTCAACGGCTACGTGCGCAGCGGGATCGGTGAATCCAGTGCTAGCGCTTCGCAAGCCTGCTTCCAGCTACCGGGAGCCCCGTCCAAGTTCCGCCTCGGTAACGAGTGCGAGCAATACGCCGAGCTTGGCCTGCGGCAGGATCTGCTGACGCTGGACGATGGTTCGGTGGTAAGCCTGGAGGGCATGGCGGCGCTGTACAACCAGTACGATCACACACCCAAGTTCACCGGTGATCACGGTTGGGCGCGGATGGTCCAGGCGTACGCCGAGTGGAGCAAGGTACCGGCGCTCAATGGTGGTTCGCTGTGGGCTGGGCGGCGCTTCTACAAGCGAAATGACATCCATATCTCCGACTTCTACTACTGGAACCAGAGTGCAACCGGTGCCGGTATCGAGGACATGGAGATTGGCGGGCTGAAATACAGCTACGCGTTTTCGCGCAAGGACAACGTCTTCCAGAAAAACTATATCAATCGCCACGATTTCAATGTCGGTGGCTTCGATAGCAATCCTGGCGGGGAGCTGGAATTCGGTGTCAGCTACATCGACGCACCGGATCGCGACAACGCCAACAATGGTTGGGCCGTTACCGCGCAGCACAAGCAGGTTGGCTTCCTGGGCGGCAGCAACACCGTTGCGCTCCAGTATGGCGAGGGGCCGGGGACTGGCCTTGGCTACACCGGCGACGTGACGCTGGACAGCAGCGACAAGAGCTGGCGAGTGGTCGAATACTTCGATTGGCAGGTCACGCCGCGCTTTGGCGGGCAGTTCCAGGCGGTGTATCAGAAGGACAAGCGCCAGGATGGCGGTGATCAGGACTGGGTTTCGGTGGGGGTTCGGCCGTCCTATGCCTTGACCAATCAATTCAAGTTGGTTGCCGAGCTGGGGCATGACCAGATCGATGCGCCGGAAGGAACGCGCAAACTGACGAAGTTCACCGTGGCCCCTACTTGGTCGCCAGCAGGTCCCGAGTTCTGGGCGCGCCCAGAGATCCGTCTGTACTACACCTACGCGCAATGGAACGACGCGGCGCAGGAGGCGGCCAATCTGATGGCAGCTGGCAGTGCGCTATCCGACACGGGGGCCTTCGGTGGCGACCGGCACGGGTCGAACTTCGGCGTTCAGGTCGAGTACTGGTGGGACTGATCGGCGCGATAGAGCCGTCTCATTAGAACCTCCGTCCGAAACGGGCCTCTACTTAGCCAGACGTAGAGGTTCGAGACGGAATCGGAGGTTTTTATTGGGCGATAAAGCGAAGAACCCCTGCATCAGTCTCTGCAAGCTCAAGGACGACATCTGCATCGGCTGCGGTCGCAGCCGGGATGAGATGAAGGCCTGGAAGGGGATGAAGAACAAGGAGCGCAAGGCGGTCAATGCGCTGGCCGCCGAGCGACTGCAGTCCATGGGCAAGGCGAGAAAGAAAAAGAAGTGATCAGCTTTCTTCAGCCGGGTAACGAGTGGCCATCAGGCTTTCCTTGATCTTGCGCAGATGCGGTTGGAAGTCGATGCCGCGCCGTAGCGTTACACCAGCAGCCAGCGCGTCGAGCACGGTGAGCTGGATGATCCGCGAGGTCATCGGCATATAGATATCTGTGTCTTCCGGTAGCGGTATGTCCAGGCTCAGCGTACAGACCTTGGCCAGCGGCGAGTCTGCCGCGGTCAGGCCCAATACGGAGGCTCCGTTGTCGCGTGCCATCATGGCCGCTTCGACCAGCTCACGGGTGCGGCCCGTATAGGAAATGATCACGAACAGATCGCCCGTATGAGCCACCGATGCCAGCATCCGCTGCATGAGTACGTCACTGTGGGCGGTCACCGGCAGGTTGAAGCGAAAGAACTTGTGCTGCGCGTCCAGCGCTACCGAAGCCGAGGCGCCAAGACCAAAGAAGTGGATTTGACGGGCTTGGATCATCAGGTCCACCGCATGGCTGATTACCTGCGGATCGATGGCTTGGCACGCGCTGTCGAGCGAAGCGATGGCGCTACCGAAGATCTTGCGAGTGTAGGCCTCGGGGCCGTCATCCGCCTCGACGGCACGGCTGACGTAGGCCGCGCCACTGGCCAGGCTTTGCGCCAGCTGGATCTTGAGCACCGGATAACCGGCCGCGCCGAATGAGCGGCAGAACCGGTTGACGGTCGGTTCGCTGACCTTCGCTTCCTGCGCCAGGGCGGCAATGCTGTAGCGAGTGGCCTGCTGCGGATCACGCAGGATCACTTCGGCGACCTTTCTTTCCGCTTTGTTCAGCTCATCGAGCCGATTTTTGATCTGTTCCAAGAGATTTTTCATGCGATCCCTGTCTCTTCTTTCAGGAGGCTCACGCCCAGGACGGCTGTGAAAAACGAGTCCAGTGCGCGAAAAAATAGGTCAATGTTGTTTTAATAACAACATTATGGGCTTAAACTGGGCAAACCTATCAGTCGTACAGCCTAATTTGGTTAGTATAAAAAACATGCCTGCTATTACTGTTGACGCGACCACCTTTGCTTTGTTCGGCGCCCTGGGCGATCTGGCGCTGCGCAAATTGTTTCCTGCACTGTACCAGCTGGACCGGGCGGGACTCCTCCATAGCGACACGTGCATCTTGGCCTTGTCGCGGGATAAAGGAGAGCCCTCGTCTCATCTGGAGCGGATCGATCAGGCCTTGCGCCGATACATACCGGCCGCGCAGCTGGACGAGACGGTACTGGCACGGTTCGAGGCAAGGCTGCAGTACCTCACCATGGACTTTCGCAACGCGCAGGACTACCTGGCGTTGGCCGAGCAGGTTTCGTCCGACATCCCATTGATCGCCTATTTTGCCACGCCGGCGTCGGTTTACGGCTCGATCTGCGAGCACCTCGCCGCCGCCGGATTGGCCGAGCAAACCCGGGTGGTGCTCGAGAAGCCCATCGGGCACGACCTCGAGTCTTCGCGGGTGGTTAACGACGCCGTCGCGCAGTATTTCCCTGAGAGCCGGATCTACCGCATCGATCATTACCTGGGCAAGGAGACGGTGCAGAACCTGATCGCGCTGCGCTTCGCCAACAGCCTGTTCGAGACGCAATGGAACCAGCACCACATCTCCCACGTCGAGATCACCGTGGCTGAAACCGTGGGCATCGAAGGGCGCTGGGGGTATTTCGATCAGGCCGGGCAACTGCGCGACATGATCCAGAACCATCTGTTGCAGCTGTTGTGCCTGATTGCGATGGACCCGCCCAGCGACCTCACCGCCGATAGCATTCGCGATGAAAAGGTCAAGGTGCTCAAAGCGCTGGCTCCAATCACTCCGGAGCGCCTCGGCAAGCAGGTGGTCCGCGGCCAATACGTGGGTGGTTCGGTGGGCGGCAAGGCCGTTCCGGGCTATCTCGAGGAAGAGAACTCCAACGCCGAGAGCAGCACCGAGACCTTCGTCGCGCTGCGCGCCGATATTTGCAACTGGCGCTGGTCCGGCGTGCCGTTCTACCTGCGTACCGGCAAGCGCATGGCCGAAAAGGTTTCGCAGATCGTCATCCATTTCAAAGAGCCACCGTTCTACATCTTTGCGCCCGAGCAGCGTTCGCTGATCAGCAACCGGCTGATCATCCGCTTGCAGCCGGACGAGGGCATTTCCTTGCAGGTGATGACCAAGGAGCAGGGCCTCGATAAAGGCATGCACCTTCGCAGTGGCCCGCTGCAGCTGAATTTTTCCGAAACCTACAAGAGCTCGCGGATTCCTGATGCCTACGAGCGCCTCCTGCTCGAGGTGATGCAGGGCAATCAAAATCTGTTCGTGCGCAAGGATGAAATCGAATACGCCTGGAAGTGGTGCGATCAGTTGATCGATGGCTGGTCGCGCCTGGGTGACGCACCTAAACCCTACCCAGCAGGTTCGTGGGGGCCGGTGGCCTCCATCGCCCTGATCACCCGTGACGGGAGGTCCTGGTATGGCGATCTCTGAAATCGGGCTGCCATCGGAGCTGGCCACGCGCAGTCTCGCTGATCCCGATCAGCTGGCTCGCACGTTGGCTGATCGGGTTGCCGAAGCGCTCGGTCACGCCGTCGACAGCAAGGGTCGCGCAAGTCTGGTGGTGTCCGGTGGTCGCAGCCCGATCGCCTTTTTCGAGGCGCTATCGACGCGTGAACTCGACTGGTCGAGGGTGCAGGTCAGTCTTGCTGACGAACGCTGGGTCGCGGTGGAGGATGCGGACAGCAACGAGGGGCTGGTGCGCCGCCATCTGTTGCAGAACGCCGCGGGCCAGGCCGAGCTGCTTGGACTCTACCAGCCAGCCGATACGCTTGAGCGCGCCGCCGAACGCGCAAGCCAACGGTTGGAAAGCCTCAGCCGCCCAATCGATGTGCTGGTATTGGGCATGGGCAACGATGGCCATACCGCTTCGCTGTTCCCGAACAGCCCGTTGTTGGCGCGCGGCCTCGACAGCAACGAGCCTGCGGCCTGCCTGCCGATGCTGGCGCCGTCCTCGCCGACGCAACGCATCAGTATGACCTATCCATTGCTGGCCTCTGCCAGGGTGCAATGCCTCGCCATCCAAGGTCAGGCCAAGCTGGACACCCTGCGTCAAGCCATGCAGCTCGAAGCCTTGCAGATGCCTATCCGTGCATTCCTGCATTCCCCACTAGAGATCTATTGGTGCCCGTGAGGCCCGAGGAATCAGCCATGAACATGGACCAGAAAAACGCTCTGATCGAAAAGATCTGTACCGAAGCTCGTATCCTTCCCGTCATCACCATCGGCAGCGAGGAGCAGATTCTGCCCTTGGCCGATGCGCTTGCCGCAGGCGGGCTGACGGCGCTCGAGATCACCTTGCGCTCGGCGCACGGCCTCACCGCAATCCGCCGCTTGCGTCAGGAGCGCCCTGAGCTTCTGATCGGCGCCGGTACGGTGCTCGACAAACGCATGATGGACGAAGTCGAGGCGGCGGGCGCGCAGTTCATCGTCTCGCCGGGTTGCACCGATGAGCTGCTACAAGCCGGGGTCAACAGCGCTGTGCCGTTGTTGGCGGGTATCAGCAACGCGTCCGACATCATGCGTGGCTACGCGCTCGGCTATCGCCGATTCAAGCTGTTCCCTGCCGAGGTGTGCGGCGGCGTAGCCGCGATCAAGGCGCTCGGAGGCCCCTTCGCTGATGTGCGTTTCTGCCCGACTGGCGGCGTCAACGCGAGCAATGCTCCGCAGTATCTGGCGCTTCCCAATGTCATGTGCGTGGGCGGTACGTGGATGATCGACGGTGCGGCGCTCAAGAACGGCGACTGGAACAGCATTCAGCAAGCCACGGCCGAGGCGCTCGCGGCGCTGGACAAGCGCTGAGTTTGTCTCGCTGAAGAACAGCCGCCGCGCGCGACGCGGTTCGGACTGCTAACGTCATAGGGCCCGCCCTCGATTCAGCGTAACTTGCGAATTGAGGGCGGGCCCTAGTGCGTAGAGTAACCGCTGCGCGTATAGTGCGCGACCTTTCAATCGGAACTGCCACACCGGGAGGTGCCTAGATGACCGAGCACGAAGAAACAACCCCCCATATCGCTCACGGCGAGAAACTGCAGAAGGTCCTGGCCCGTCTTGGCCTGGCCTCGCGTCGTGACGTGGAAAATTGGATCGCGGCCGGACGGGTCAAGGTCAATGGCGCCGTAGCCACCCTCGGTCAACGCGTCGACTCGCATGATGCGATTGCCGTCGACGGGCGGCTGCTCAAGCGTGAAGAAGCCACCGAAGTGGTCCGTCGCGTTCTGATCTACAACAAACCAGATGGCGAGATTTGCACCCGGGACGATCCCGAGGGTCGTCCGACCGTGTTCGACCGTTTGCCGCGTCCTAAAGAAGGGCGCTGGATCAATATTGGTCGTCTCGATATCAACACCACTGGTCTGCTGCTGTTCACCACCGATGGTGAGCTGGCCAACCGCCTGATGCATCCCTCTTACGAGATGGACCGCGAATACGCGGTTCGGGTAAGGGGAGAGGTTGACGACGAGATGATCGAGCGCCTGAAGACAGGTGTCATGCTCGAAGACGGGCCGGCGCGGTTTACCGACATTCAGCAAGCGCCTGGTGGCGAGGGCTTCAACCATTGGTACCACTGCGTGGTGATGGAAGGTCGCAACCGTGAGGTGCGTCGGCTGTGGGAATCGCAGGGGCTCGTGGTCAGCCGTCTGAAGCGTGTCCGATTCGGTCCCGTGTTCATGACCTCCGATTTGCCGATGGGCCGCTGGCGCGAGATGTCCCAGAGCGAGGTCGACATTCTCAGTGAGGAGGTTGGCCTCAAGCCGGTGGCGCTGCCTGGCATGAAGTCGAAAACCAAGGAAAAGCTCGATCGCATGCAGCGCAAGGTTGCCAAACCTGTCGGGCGCGGCGAGCGTCGTCCGAGGGTACTGCGCGCTGCGCATGAGGCGGATGTAGCACATGATGGCGACAAGGGGCGCCGTTCCCGCGAGAACCCGCCGTCACGCAAGCCGCGGGATGCTGATGAGCAACGCGGCAAGCCGGGGCGCGGTACGCCTGTTGCCGAGCGACCGAGCGCGGTTGGTCGTAATCGCGGCAAACCTTCTCCGGCCAAGCGTGGAGGGCCGGCTGGTGCGGAGGGGCAGCGTCCTGGATTCAGCCGGGGTGACCGATCCAAGCGGCCGTAAGGGCTGGTTGTAGGTCGATATGAAAAGGCGAGGCCGTGAGGACTCGCCTTTTTTATGTCGATCAGTGCTGTGCGGCTCACACTGGCGCGGCGCACACCCGGTTTCGACCGTCATGCTTGGCTTGGTAAAGCGCCTGATCCGCCCGTTGCAGGAGTTCATCCGGCGTTTCGCCTGGCTTGTAAGTGGCGTAGCCGAGGCTGGCCGACAGGTGAACGGTCCGCTCGCCAACCAGGAAGCACAGATTCTGGATGGCCGCTCTGATGCGTTCAGCGACAACGGCTGCCGCCTCGTGCCCGGTATTGGATAGCACCAGCGCGAACTCCTCACCGCCGAACCGGAACACCATGTCGATATTGCGCAGCTGTTCTTTGAGCAGCAGGGCAGTCGCTTTCAGCGCAGCGTCGCCCGCCTGGTGTCCATAAGTGTCGTTGAGGCGTTTGAAGTGATCCATGTCCAGCATGACCACTGACAGGAGCTGGCCGTGACGCCAGGCAAGTTCTGTCTCGCGAGTCAGGCTCTGCTCCAGCGCAACACGATTGCCTGCTCCGGTGAGCGAGTCCTTCAGCGATGCTTGAACAGCTCGTCGGTACAGCAAAGCGTTGCGTAACGGAAACAGCAAGCAAGCCAGCAGCTCTTCGACTTGCACAAGCGCTAGCTCGGACAGTCGTGCATGGCTGAATAGGTGGAGCTCGCCGAGGCGCTCCGCTTGCTGAGCCAGCGTGAAGTGTACCTCGTAGCCCTCGGCTTCCCCGATTTGCACATCCAGGTCGGTCCCGGAATGCCGATACGATAGCGCGTGCAGTGGAAGCAGGTCGCAGGCGTCCTCGAGAAAGAACAACAGCAGTCGGTCGATTTCCAGGCTGGTCTGAAGACGTGACGACAAGCTGCGCACCCGTTCGAAAAGATCGAGCGGTCGTGTCGGTGCGGCGCCACCTGTACCGATGTCCAAGCGCCGCGCGCGAGCGGCTCCGATATAGACGGTGGCACTGTTCTGTTTATCTGGCAGCATAGGTGAGACCTCAATACGCAATGTGCGCTATCGAAGCCTTACTAGCTATTTCTGTGCCAAGTAGTTTTCTCGTTATTTTTCCGTGTGTTAGAAGGGATCCGGGCTTTCGCCATGGGCCATTCGTCAGCGAAACGGCGGTTTGATATCAATTTGATATGCCGGGCGGGTGAAAGCGCCAGGAAACAGGCGCTTCAACCGCGCGACGCTCACTGAGCGTTGAAGGCCTGGCCGTTGACTCCGGCACTGTCTGGGCCCATCAGATACAAGTAGACCGGCATGATCTCTGCGGGTAGCGGATTGACGGCAGGGTTTTCTCCGGGATATGCCTTTGCGCGCATGTCTGTGCGGGTCGCGCCGGGGTTGACACTGTTACTACGTACTGGGTTGGTCCCGTCCAGCTCATCGGCCAGTACTTGCATCAAACCCTCGATCGCGAACTTCGATACCGCGTAACCGCCCCAATAGGCGCGGCCCTTCCTGCCGACGCTGCTCGAGGTGAAGACGACCGAGGCGTCGTCGGATAGTTTGAGCAGGGGAAGCAGTGTGCTGGTCAGCATGAAGGTGGCGTTGACGTTCACCTGCATCACGCGCATGAAGTTGTCGCCTGACAGCTGCTCTATCGGCGTGCGCGGACCGACGATGCCTGCGTTGTGCAAAAGGCCGTCCAGCTTGCCGAATGCACCTTCGACGGTGGCTGCCAGTTCGTCGTATTGGTGGGGCAGTGCCGTCTCGAGATTGAGCGGAATGACCACGGGTTGCGGACCGCCAGCGGCTTCGATGTCGTCGTATACGCGGTTGAGATTCTCCTCGTTCTTGCCCAGCAGCAGCACGGTCGCGCCGTGTGCGGCGTAAGCCTTGGCCGCGGCTTCCCCAATTCCGCGGCCTGCGCCAGTGACCATGATGATCCGACCTTTTAGGAGGTCGGGGCGGGCTGAGTACTCGAACATCGGATGCCTCGTATGCAAAGCGTGGGTCACTGCCCACCGTGATTGTCAGCGCAATGCTGAGAAAATGGTTATCAGCGGGTCCAGGCCGCGCGATTGAGCAGGCTGCGCAGCTCGAGGGGGTGATCGACGACAACGTCTGCACCCCATGTATCTGGATCGTCTTCGGGATGGATATAGCCATAGCGCACCGCGGCTGTGCGGCTGCCTGCGGCGCGCCCCGACTCGATATCGCGTAGATCGTCCCCGACGAAGAGAACGGTCGCGGGATCCAGATCCAGCTGGCTGCACGCCAGCAACATCGGCTCCGGATCGGGTTTGCTCTTGCTCACATGATCGGGGCACACCAGCACGGCGGAGCGCGATGCCAGGCCCAGCTGCTGCATGATCGGCTCGGCATAGCGGACTGGCTTGTTGGTGACTACCCCCCAGATCAGGTTGGCCTTTTCAATCTCGTCCAGCAGCTCTGACATCCCATCGTACAGCCGACTTTCTACCGCGCAGTGGGCTTGATAGCGCTCCAGGAATTCAAGCCGAAGCGATTCGAATTCGTCGGATAGCGGGTCGACGTCGAACGCGCTGAGTACCATGGCCCGGGCTCCGCCAGAAACGACGTCGCGAATCTGCTGGTCCGCCACGCGATCGAGGCCTCGTGCGACGCGCATGGCTTGAGCGACTGCAATGAAGTCCGGAGCGGTATCGAGCAAGGTACCGTCCATGTCGAAAAACACGGCGCGCAGACGCATTAGGCCTCCCGAAGCGTTTGAATCATGTAGTTGACATCTACGTCCGGCGACAGCTTGTAGTGCTTGGTCAGCGGGTTATACGTCAGCCCGATAACATCATTGACAGCAAGCCCGGCTTGACGGCTCCAGGCACCCAGCTCCGAAGGCCGGATGAACTTGCGGTAATCATGGGTGCCCCTGGGTAGTAGCTTCAACACATACTCCGCACCGACGATGGCGAGCGCATAAGCTTTCGGATTACGGTTGATCGTCGAAAAGAACACCTGACCGCCAGGCTTCACCAAGGCGTGGCATGCGCGTATTACCGAGGCCGGATCGGGCACGTGTTCAAGCATCTCCAGACATGTCACCACGTCGAACTGCCCCGGCGACTCCTCGGCCAATGCCTCGGCGGTGATCTGCCGATAATCGATTTCCAGGCCTGACTCCAATAAGTGCAGCCGGGCAACGGCGAGAGGGGCTTCGCCCATGTCGATGCCGCTTACGGTGGCGCCGCGCTGGGCCATGGCCTCACTGAGAATGCCGCCTCCGCACCCTACGTCCAGTACCTTCTTGCCAGCCAGCGATACGTGTTCGTCGATCCAGTTGACTCGGAGCGGGTTGATTTCATGCAGCGGTTTGAATTCGCTTTCGCGGTCCCACCAGCGGTGGGCGAGCGCTTCGAATTTGGCGATTTCAGCGTGGTCGACGTTGCTCATGATCTGTTCCGTTTGAAAGCTTGAAGGAGAAGCTTGAGCCGCAAATTGTTCATGTTGCCAGCTTCCGTCAGGCAAAGCGCTTTCGGAGAGGCGCTTTGCATAGGTCAGTTTGCCGCGGCGCACCCGAATCATCGGCGTGGGGCCTCAGTGCTTGGAGCCGATCTTCTCTCCCCACTCTCGGGCGACGGCAACGATCCGCTCTTCATCCATACGAACCAGCTGCCCGTCATCCAGTAGTTGCTTGCCACCTACCCAGACATGGCGGACACGATCACGACTGCTGGAATAGATAAGTTGTGAAACGGGATCGTAAACAGGTTGCTGCGCGAGGCGCGACAGGTCGAATGCCACCAGGTCTGCGAACTTGCCGATCTCCAGGGATCCTGTCTGGTCGTCGATTCCGAGCGCACGGGCACCATTGAGGGTGGCCATGCGCAACGCCCTGTGAGCATCGAGTGCCGAGGCTGATCTGGCGACAGCCTTCGCCAGCAAGGCTGCGGTTCGGGTTTCGCCTAATAGATCCAGATCGTTGTTACTAGCGGCGCCGTCAGTACCTATCGCGACGTTCACGCCGGCTTCCCACAAGCGCTCGACCGGACAAAAACCGCTGGCCAATTTGAGATTGGACTCAGGGCAATGAATCACGCTGCAGTTGTGCTCGACCAATAAGGCAATGTCGTCGTCGTTCACTTGAGTCATATGCACCGCCTGGAAGCGTGGGCCTAGCAGCTGCAAGCGGGCCAGTCGCGCCAGAGGTCGTTCACCATGTTTGCTCTGCGCCTCATCCACTTCGTGCTCGGTTTCATGCACGTGCATATGAATGGCGATATCCATTTCCGCGACGAGCGTGCGAATGCTTTCCAGCTTGTCATCCGCCACGGAGT includes the following:
- the ubiG gene encoding bifunctional 2-polyprenyl-6-hydroxyphenol methylase/3-demethylubiquinol 3-O-methyltransferase UbiG, producing the protein MSNVDHAEIAKFEALAHRWWDRESEFKPLHEINPLRVNWIDEHVSLAGKKVLDVGCGGGILSEAMAQRGATVSGIDMGEAPLAVARLHLLESGLEIDYRQITAEALAEESPGQFDVVTCLEMLEHVPDPASVIRACHALVKPGGQVFFSTINRNPKAYALAIVGAEYVLKLLPRGTHDYRKFIRPSELGAWSRQAGLAVNDVIGLTYNPLTKHYKLSPDVDVNYMIQTLREA
- a CDS encoding TRZ/ATZ family hydrolase; the protein is MPTNADPLDLLLLPTWLVPVEPAGVVLKNHGLGIRDGRIVLIAPREDAIQHAALETRDLSGMLLTPGLVNAHGHAAMTLFRGLADDLPLMTWLRDHIWPAEGRWVDEAFVRAGSELAIAEQIQSGITCFSDMYFYPDVMSELVHKHGVRAQIAIPVLDFPIPGARDADEALRKGVALFDDLKHHPRVTIAFGPHAPYSVADDKLESIRTLVAEMDIAIHMHVHETEHEVDEAQSKHGERPLARLARLQLLGPRFQAVHMTQVNDDDIALLVEHNCSVIHCPESNLKLASGFCPVERLWEAGVNVAIGTDGAASNNDLDLLGETRTAALLAKAVARSASALDAHRALRMATLNGARALGIDDQTGSLEIGKFADLVAFDLSRLAQQPVYDPVSQLIYSSSRDRVRHVWVGGKQLLDDGQLVRMDEERIVAVAREWGEKIGSKH